In one Pangasianodon hypophthalmus isolate fPanHyp1 chromosome 22, fPanHyp1.pri, whole genome shotgun sequence genomic region, the following are encoded:
- the flt3 gene encoding receptor-type tyrosine-protein kinase FLT3 encodes MQLRQGTLLMMFLLLESSALVWSHTLHQMDMRDGDVHRLPCATEKTTVMCKLSEAYLQGSQMTLLEVVAGQMVEVHLSSNSSENSTRCLWEQRGTSDLLLFESFQRGMDGIYTVVCGDRKAANISVHIHSSARRPSVPQLTVSGGEDYTAHVLCVSEGSPKPTIVWYENEKRVRQGVEEIKRTEKEMTESKLTSLHEHSSNIKCCATNPHGEECSCIYHYDLDSAMLKSEAPQILLRPGQSLSLQCKKNDENSNLSMKWYFNNHTELTGVTSQHYTILTEYYSIASVSVNSSGEYRCKSNHGQTKAIKVQVLENDLLEILELNKQFTIQDKDKANFCFHSKVLSHPKAQCHWITPSGTVVQCSETQYLWGESTFTLCNPEPGQYQIQLRAGRKVITESMSLCVTDIPKFLLLQDLAQVTCMTRSVLPVNVSWMTCPSDADFSDPSVWKETYIDSPEYSDSEQFCQKNVVVSRPLSDVNDHFVKCCNNAVSYCSEQILVKISSANSLFLVVTCGLLVFALMLVSVLLFHFIRKKKPGYETQIQMIQMVGPTDNDYIYIDFRDFKYNQKLEFPRENLELGKELGSGAFGMVVQATAYGISKPGVSMQVAVKMLKEKHQAVEKEALMSELKMLTYIGHHINIVNLLGACTGPGPIYLIFQFCRYGDLLNYLKNNREHFCKSLTDAFNKDRFSSLYNYQQKRNSSDFVQSGDNPYMPMAPVNKEQEALLSSTDINEDIFENEDEEDLRTLTYEDLLSFSYQVAKGMEFLSSKNCIHRDLAARNILVTRSRLVKIGDFGLARDIENDSNYVVRGNARLPVKWMAPESIFKGMYTMESDVWAYGILLWEIFSLGVTPYPGIKVDNTFYAMIERGFQMERPYYASESVYKVMCRCWALEPKDRPCFSKLVAFMEYQLSDVEKQLYYNIQGQKSGDSVYQNAPVTSEPHEIVKEEAHQSSVSDSSCHTETTDREIITYH; translated from the exons ATGCAGTTAAGACAAGGCACGCTTTTGATGA TGTTTCTCCTATTGGAGTCCAGTGCACTCGTGTGGAGTCACACGCTGCATCAGATGGACATGCGAGATGGGGACGTGCATCGCCTGCCTTGTGCTACTGAGAAAACT ACTGTGATGTGCAAATTGTCCGAAGCGTATCTTCAAGGTTCTCAGATGACTCTGCTGGAGGTTGTAGCTGGACAGATGGTTGAAGTTCATTTAAGTTCAAACAGTTCAGAAAATTCCACAAGATGCCTCTGGGAACAAAG AGGGACATCCGATTTGCTCTTGTTTGAGTCTTTCCAAAGAGGCATGGACGGCATTTACACCGTGGTCTGTGGCGACCGCAAAGCTGCCAACATCTCAGTCCACATTCATTCATCAGCAA GGAGACCCTCAGTGCCACAGCTGACAGTCAGTGGCGGTGAAGATTACACTGCACATGTCCTATGTGTGTCTGAGGGAAGTCCCAAACCGACAATCGTGtggtatgaaaatgaaaaacgtGTTAG GCAAGGAGTAGAGGAGATAAAAcggacagaaaaagaaatgaccGAGAGCAAACTGACCAGTTTGCACGAGCATAGCTCAAATATAAAGTGCTGTGCTACAAACCCCCACGGAGAAGAATGCTCCTGCATTTATCATTACG ACCTTGACAGTGCTATGCTGAAAAGTGAGGCTCCTCAGATTCTGCTGCGTCCTGGtcagtctctctcactccagtgtaaaaaaaatgatgaaaacagCAACCTTTCCATGAAGTGGTACTTCAACAACCACACCGAG CTCACAGGAGTAACTTCACAGCATTATACCATATTGACGGAGTATTATTCCATTGCCTCAGTTagtgtgaacagcagtggagaaTATCGTTGCAAGAGCAATCACGGGCAAACAAAAGCCATAAAAGTTCAGGTCCTTG aAAATGACTTGCTGGAGATACTGGAACTGAACAAACAATTCACAATCCAGGACAAAGACAAGGCAAATTTCTGCTTCCACTCTAAGGTGCTCTCTCACCCAAAAGCGCAGTGTCACTGGATCACCCCAAGCGGCACCGTAGTCCAGTGCAGTGAAACTCAGTACCTCTGGGGTGAAAG CACTTTTACATTGTGTAACCCAGAACCAGGCCAGTATCAGATCCAGCTGAGGGCTGGTAGAAAGGTCATCACGGAAAGTATGTCCCTCTGTGTGACAG ATATTCCTAAGTTTCTGCTACTCCAAGACCTGGCCCAAGTCACCTGTATGACCAGAAGTGTCCTTCCTGTAAACGTTTCCTGGATGACCTGTCCATCAGATGCTGA CTTTAGCGACCCCTCAGTGTGGAAAGAGACATATATTGATTCTCCAGAGTACTCAGACTCTGAGCAGTTCTGCCAGAAGAACGTCGTCGTCTCTCGGCCTTTGAGTGATGTGAACGATCACTTTGTGAAATGCTGCAATAATGCAGTTTCATACTGCAGTGAGCAAATCCTCGTGAAAATAT CTTCAGCAAACTCTTTATTCCTGGTGGTGACATGCGGCCTGCTTGTCTTCGCCCTCATGCTGGTCAGCGTCCTCCTGTTTCATTTCATCCGCAAAAAA AAGCCTGGTTATGAGACACAGATCCAGATGATTCAGATGGTGGGACCCACTGATAACGACTACATCTACATCGACTTCAGAGATTTTAAATATAACCAGAAATTGGAGTTTCCTCGAGAGAATCTGGAACTGG GGAAAGAGCTGGGCTCTGGAGCTTTTGGCATGGTCGTGCAGGCTACAGCATATGGGATCAGCAAGCCTGGAGTGTCCATGCAAGTTGCAGTGAAAATGCTAAAAG AGAAGCACCAAGCAGTGGAGAAAGAAGCCTTGATGTCTGAGCTGAAGATGTTAACTTACATTGGACATCACATCAACATTGTGAACCTGCTGGGAGCCTGCACTGGCCCAG GTCCTATTTACCTGATCTTTCAATTCTGCCGTTATGGAGACCTGCTGAATTATCTGAAGAACAACAGAGAGCACTTCTGCAAATCCTTAACAGATGCTTTCAACAAAGACAGATTCAGCAGCCTGTACAACTACCAGCAGAAGAGAAACTCCAG TGACTTTGTTCAGTCTGGTGATAACCCGTACATGCCCATGGCCCCAGTGAACAAGGAACAGGAGGCGCTGCTCAGCTCCACCGACATTAATGAGG atatatttgaaaatgaagATGAGGAAGACCTTCGGACTCTCACCTATGAAGATCTCCTGAGCTTCTCCTACCAGGTGGCCAAGGGCATGGAGTTCCTTTCCTCTAAAAAC TGTATCCATCGAGACTTGGCAGCCAGAAACATCTTAGTGACCCGAAGCAGACTGGTGAAGATCGGTGACTTTGGTCTGGCGCGAGATATCGAAAACGACTCTAACTATGTGGTGAGAGGAAAC GCTCGATTACCAGTGAAGTGGATGGCCCCGGAGAGTATTTTTAAAGGGATGTACACCATGGAGAGTGACGTCTGGGCCTATGGCATCCTGCTCTGGGAGATCTTCTCTCTGG GTGTGACTCCGTATCCTGGTATAAAAGTGGATAACACCTTCTATGCCATGATTGAGAGAGGGTTTCAGATGGAGCGCCCGTATTATGCCTCTGAGTCTGT GTATAAGGTGATGTGCCGCTGTTGGGCTCTGGAACCTAAAGACCGACCCTGTTTCTCCAAACTTGTGGCTTTCATGGAGTACCAGCTGAGTGATGTTGAAAAACAG CTCTACTATAATATCCAAGGGCAGAAAAGCGGTGACTCAGTGTACCAAAATGCTCCAGTGACCTCAGAACCTCATGAAATAGTAAAAGAAGAAGCACATCAGTCATCGGTGTCAGATTCGTCCTGCCACACTGAAaccacagacagagaaataatTACTTACCATTAA